A section of the Roseivirga sp. BDSF3-8 genome encodes:
- a CDS encoding tol-pal system YbgF family protein, producing the protein MIKGLLHTLFKKGEYIVPLFLCVWLIGSPPLLGRQSEQVVWNNLYSLDLQHPLPANAQHLPANTLHALTTYGLVKTLLYQGKDEPTAIDNYLSFCEVAIESLERLPAYDPRQYHYTAEVYLSRALVHIRSGNTLKGGWQVRKAVRLLSDISEGYPDYYDHLPLYGLLQGTLEAVPEEYQWTLPTLGITVEEENGRAIIKKGISKASGVQKTKGQYLLALGDMYLFENPALSTQQLEELTENKPQHQLAHHLLTMLYLKDFKAEKALSHLAYLDKDSLLLTTLPSISYMKGEALLRKGEYHTAIESFGSFLRLNKGDHLVKDAYFKQGIAWYILGNNEKMKAAFKRAVKEGEAETGTDRYALKISGGEEPLPIPALYEARLRMDGGYLNEAEAVLNRLNRTQRNQLSHDERVEWLYRTARVAHLNRDTTSAITYYYHTIEAQKKDHYFAPNACLQLGYLLKEKDPGASRYYLKKAIDYQGHPYEASIEQKAKAALKELP; encoded by the coding sequence TTGATCAAAGGTCTTTTACATACATTATTTAAAAAAGGGGAATACATCGTTCCCCTTTTTTTGTGTGTCTGGCTGATAGGTTCGCCTCCCCTGCTGGGAAGACAAAGCGAACAGGTGGTTTGGAATAACCTTTACAGCCTTGACCTCCAGCACCCTCTACCTGCAAATGCTCAACACCTTCCTGCTAATACCCTTCATGCCCTCACCACTTACGGGCTGGTGAAAACACTGCTCTATCAGGGCAAAGATGAACCCACGGCTATCGATAATTACCTGTCCTTTTGCGAAGTAGCCATAGAGTCTCTTGAAAGGTTACCGGCGTATGACCCCCGCCAATACCACTATACCGCCGAAGTGTATCTTTCACGGGCTCTGGTACATATTCGCAGCGGCAACACGCTGAAGGGCGGGTGGCAGGTCCGTAAAGCCGTACGTTTACTCTCTGACATATCAGAGGGCTATCCGGACTACTACGATCACCTACCCTTGTACGGGCTCCTTCAGGGCACCCTGGAAGCGGTCCCTGAAGAATACCAGTGGACACTGCCCACCCTCGGCATCACGGTAGAGGAAGAAAATGGCCGTGCCATTATTAAAAAGGGAATAAGTAAGGCAAGTGGTGTGCAAAAAACCAAAGGCCAGTATTTGCTGGCACTGGGAGACATGTATTTGTTTGAAAACCCTGCCTTGAGTACTCAACAGCTGGAAGAGTTAACTGAAAATAAGCCACAGCACCAGCTTGCCCACCATCTGCTTACTATGCTGTATCTGAAAGACTTTAAGGCTGAAAAGGCACTGTCACACCTCGCGTATTTAGACAAGGATTCTTTACTGCTCACCACCCTTCCATCCATTTCTTATATGAAGGGTGAGGCCCTGCTACGAAAAGGGGAATACCATACGGCTATCGAATCCTTTGGCTCATTTTTGAGATTGAACAAAGGTGATCACCTGGTGAAGGATGCCTACTTTAAACAAGGCATTGCCTGGTATATTCTGGGGAATAATGAAAAAATGAAAGCCGCATTTAAGCGCGCAGTAAAAGAAGGAGAAGCAGAAACAGGCACAGACAGGTATGCACTTAAAATATCCGGAGGGGAGGAGCCCCTACCGATCCCGGCGCTGTATGAAGCCAGGTTGAGAATGGACGGCGGCTACCTTAATGAAGCAGAGGCTGTTCTGAATCGGCTTAATCGGACGCAAAGAAACCAGCTATCACATGATGAGAGAGTGGAGTGGTTATACCGCACAGCGCGAGTAGCGCATCTGAACAGGGACACCACCTCAGCCATAACTTATTACTATCATACCATAGAGGCACAGAAAAAAGATCATTATTTTGCTCCGAATGCATGCCTGCAACTTGGCTATTTACTTAAAGAAAAAGACCCGGGTGCGTCCAGGTACTATCTGAAAAAAGCCATAGACTATCAAGGCCATCCCTACGAAGCCAGTATTGAGCAAAAAGCAAAGGCAGCCCTTAAAGAGCTGCCCTAG
- a CDS encoding zinc ribbon domain-containing protein, whose translation MERTVAQKLDALTKLQEIDSQLDELKKVRGALPEEVGDLEDEIAGYQTRIDKFNEDLKGLEQDISESKQAIKDSEKLIKRYEEQQMNVRNNREYDAISKEIELQKLEIQIREKRIKESHRKIELKKEEIDATNAIASERQKDLDSKKKELDSILNESQEDERELEDGRNEAVKDIEERLYKSYQRIRTNARNGLAVVPVKRDACGGCFNIVPPQRQADIRDRKKLIVCEHCGRILADVEDEIVVEEPPKKKRKTTKKKSS comes from the coding sequence ATGGAAAGGACGGTAGCACAAAAGCTTGACGCACTAACCAAATTACAAGAAATAGATTCCCAACTTGACGAACTGAAAAAAGTACGTGGGGCACTTCCCGAGGAAGTTGGTGATCTGGAAGACGAAATTGCCGGTTACCAGACCAGAATTGATAAGTTCAATGAAGATCTGAAAGGCCTCGAGCAGGATATCTCCGAAAGTAAGCAGGCTATTAAAGATTCTGAAAAGCTTATAAAGCGTTACGAAGAGCAGCAGATGAACGTCCGGAACAACCGGGAGTACGATGCTATCTCTAAAGAGATCGAACTGCAAAAGCTTGAAATTCAGATACGCGAAAAGCGCATCAAGGAATCTCACCGCAAAATAGAGTTGAAGAAAGAGGAAATTGACGCCACCAATGCTATTGCCAGTGAGCGCCAGAAAGACCTCGACAGCAAGAAAAAGGAACTTGACAGCATTCTTAACGAAAGCCAGGAGGACGAAAGGGAACTTGAGGATGGCAGAAACGAAGCTGTTAAGGATATAGAAGAAAGACTCTACAAGTCTTACCAGCGTATTCGCACCAATGCCCGTAACGGGCTGGCTGTAGTACCTGTGAAAAGAGACGCTTGCGGAGGCTGCTTTAATATCGTGCCCCCTCAACGCCAGGCAGACATTCGCGACAGAAAGAAACTCATCGTATGTGAGCACTGTGGCCGTATTCTGGCTGACGTAGAAGATGAAATAGTGGTAGAAGAGCCACCTAAGAAGAAAAGAAAGACTACGAAAAAGAAGAGTTCTTGA
- a CDS encoding Nif3-like dinuclear metal center hexameric protein — protein sequence MPKIKDITAYLDRIAPPAYQENYDNSGLIAGEPHKEITGVLVTLDVTEDVVEEASKRSCNLIVAHHPIIFKGLKRLTGSNYVERTVMMALRNDIAIYAIHTNLDNVHTGVNRKICEMIGLEKTKILAPKKNLLKKLEFFVPEENTKEVLNALHRAGAGEVGNYDHCSFRSSGTGSFRPGEGTKPHIGAQDVQEEVKEHKAEVLLPAHKEHAVLQALFAAHPYEEVAYYLFLLENENQEVGSGMVGELPQPMQAMEFLRHLKRSMNLNMIRYTKPTGREIRRVAVCGGAGSFLLGQAKRSQADVFITADFKYHEFFDAEDSIMIADIGHYESEVYTKDLLVEILNKKFANIASYLSEVVTNPIAYL from the coding sequence ATGCCGAAAATAAAAGACATTACAGCCTACCTGGACCGCATAGCCCCCCCGGCTTACCAGGAAAACTATGATAATTCAGGCCTCATTGCAGGGGAGCCGCACAAGGAGATAACGGGTGTGCTGGTAACACTCGATGTTACCGAAGACGTGGTGGAGGAAGCCTCTAAACGCTCCTGCAACCTCATCGTGGCCCATCACCCTATTATTTTCAAAGGCCTTAAAAGGCTGACTGGCAGTAACTACGTAGAGCGTACGGTAATGATGGCGCTGCGCAATGACATCGCCATATATGCCATACATACCAACCTGGATAATGTACACACAGGGGTAAATCGTAAAATCTGCGAAATGATAGGCCTGGAGAAAACAAAAATCCTGGCTCCTAAAAAGAACCTGCTGAAAAAACTGGAGTTTTTTGTGCCGGAAGAGAATACAAAAGAGGTGCTCAATGCTCTGCACCGTGCCGGCGCCGGGGAGGTGGGTAACTATGATCACTGTAGCTTCCGTAGTAGCGGCACAGGTAGTTTCAGGCCAGGCGAAGGCACCAAACCTCATATTGGTGCGCAGGATGTGCAGGAAGAAGTGAAAGAGCATAAAGCAGAGGTTTTATTGCCTGCCCATAAGGAACATGCTGTGCTTCAGGCCCTTTTTGCTGCTCATCCTTATGAAGAAGTGGCCTATTACCTGTTTCTGCTGGAAAACGAAAATCAGGAGGTAGGCTCCGGCATGGTCGGAGAACTTCCGCAACCTATGCAGGCGATGGAATTTTTACGTCATCTGAAACGTAGTATGAACCTGAACATGATACGATATACAAAGCCTACTGGCCGTGAGATACGGCGAGTGGCTGTGTGCGGAGGAGCCGGCAGTTTTTTGCTTGGTCAGGCAAAACGCAGTCAGGCAGATGTATTTATCACCGCGGACTTTAAATATCATGAGTTTTTCGACGCCGAAGACAGTATCATGATTGCCGATATTGGCCATTATGAGAGTGAAGTCTATACAAAAGACCTTCTGGTGGAGATATTGAATAAAAAATTTGCTAATATTGCATCCTATTTGTCCGAAGTAGTGACAAACCCGATAGCTTACCTTTAA
- the lpxK gene encoding tetraacyldisaccharide 4'-kinase — translation MGLSRIVLSPFSALYKVVTDVRNFLYDQGRRHSTLFTVPVINVGNLTVGGTGKSPMIEYLGAMLSESYQVAILSRGYGRRTKGFRLAGEGDDATTLGDEPYQFYQKAGDNVTVAVGEERALAIPSILLERPETNVILLDDAFQHRAVVPHFNILLSDYNRPFYKDMVLPAGRLRESRYGARRAHAVIVTKCPGSLDEKAMELVKAQIEKYTRAGTPVFFTTISYGQPISLYGHTSPARGENVVAFSGIARSEPFINYLAKTYALSDHMDFPDHHAYSESDLERIKARFMAHGATSEQTSLVTTEKDAARLRSLGAKHPLSGLPVSYIPIRPVFLRDEEVFRSMVFDAVSKELGR, via the coding sequence ATGGGCCTATCTCGGATTGTACTTTCACCATTTTCTGCCTTGTACAAAGTAGTTACGGATGTGCGTAATTTCCTTTACGACCAGGGCAGAAGGCATTCTACCCTCTTTACTGTTCCTGTAATCAATGTAGGAAACCTCACAGTGGGCGGTACAGGTAAGAGTCCTATGATCGAATACCTGGGGGCCATGCTTAGTGAAAGCTATCAGGTGGCCATTCTTTCCCGCGGATATGGCAGACGTACGAAAGGTTTCCGGCTGGCTGGCGAGGGGGATGATGCCACTACACTGGGGGACGAACCCTATCAGTTTTACCAAAAAGCGGGTGATAATGTTACTGTAGCCGTGGGGGAGGAGCGAGCTCTGGCCATTCCATCCATTTTACTGGAAAGACCGGAAACAAACGTAATTCTGCTGGATGATGCCTTCCAGCACCGTGCCGTGGTGCCTCATTTCAATATTTTGCTTAGCGATTACAACCGCCCTTTTTATAAGGATATGGTGCTGCCTGCAGGTAGACTACGCGAAAGCAGGTACGGAGCCAGGAGGGCCCATGCCGTCATCGTTACAAAATGCCCCGGTTCATTAGACGAAAAAGCAATGGAGCTGGTAAAGGCACAGATAGAAAAATATACCAGGGCTGGTACACCGGTGTTTTTTACCACTATTAGTTATGGGCAACCTATATCACTGTATGGTCATACATCCCCTGCCAGAGGCGAAAATGTAGTGGCCTTTTCAGGGATAGCCCGTTCGGAGCCATTCATAAACTACCTGGCCAAAACATATGCCCTTTCAGACCACATGGATTTTCCCGATCATCATGCCTACTCTGAAAGTGACCTGGAGCGCATCAAGGCCCGCTTTATGGCTCACGGCGCTACCTCTGAACAGACCAGCCTGGTGACTACAGAAAAAGACGCTGCGAGATTACGAAGCCTGGGGGCTAAGCATCCTTTATCCGGTTTACCGGTAAGTTACATCCCGATCCGGCCCGTGTTTTTGCGAGACGAAGAGGTATTTCGCAGCATGGTTTTTGATGCAGTGTCGAAGGAACTAGGGCGTTGA